In a genomic window of Dyadobacter fermentans DSM 18053:
- a CDS encoding MraY family glycosyltransferase, with protein sequence MELQLPLQILTEGNVNTLVHHDIYQCLLSFLIACFLSIISIPIIINLSNLLHLTAKPGFRSSHETETPTLGGIAIFAATLISYFLWPHSENILDSNLISLAMTGVIILFFLGIKDDILAVDPTKKLIIQIFASLILVAMGNFKVDNFYGIFGIHGVSDFISIPLTVFIFIAIINAINLIDGIDGLAGGISLIAGLGFGIWFIANDHFSFGCLAFAMSGSLLGFLRFNFSKTSKIFMGDTGSLIVGYLLSIFSVEFLSLNVGYLHDPNAYFNAPIIVMVLLIVPIFDTLRVFIVRIFKGGSPFVADRNHMHHILIDNGLNHFWASFTLWMVTIINTTLFFTFHGDITNTASFYIYIGMFGLYMVFAYFLKKRVASVKARKKLVKSPSFTDDDLSTFQ encoded by the coding sequence ATGGAACTACAACTACCTCTTCAGATACTAACCGAAGGAAACGTCAATACGCTTGTCCACCATGACATCTATCAATGCCTCCTCTCGTTTTTGATCGCATGTTTTTTGTCTATCATCTCGATCCCCATCATCATTAACCTGTCGAACCTGCTGCATCTGACGGCCAAGCCCGGTTTCAGAAGTTCGCATGAGACGGAAACTCCTACATTGGGCGGCATCGCGATATTCGCGGCTACGCTCATTTCCTATTTCCTGTGGCCGCATTCAGAAAACATCCTGGACTCGAACCTGATCAGCCTCGCAATGACCGGCGTGATCATCCTGTTCTTTTTGGGGATTAAAGACGATATCCTGGCCGTAGACCCCACGAAGAAGCTCATTATCCAGATTTTTGCGTCGCTGATCCTCGTGGCGATGGGCAATTTCAAGGTCGATAATTTCTACGGCATATTCGGCATTCACGGCGTTTCGGACTTCATCAGCATTCCGCTTACCGTTTTCATCTTCATCGCGATCATCAACGCGATCAACCTCATCGACGGGATCGACGGCCTCGCGGGCGGGATAAGCCTCATTGCCGGACTAGGTTTCGGTATCTGGTTCATCGCCAACGACCATTTCTCGTTTGGCTGCCTTGCATTCGCGATGTCGGGCTCGCTGCTGGGTTTTCTGCGTTTTAATTTTTCCAAAACCAGCAAAATCTTCATGGGCGACACCGGTTCGCTGATCGTCGGATATTTACTATCAATATTCTCGGTTGAGTTCCTTTCGCTCAACGTCGGTTACCTGCACGATCCGAATGCTTACTTCAATGCACCGATCATCGTGATGGTACTGCTCATCGTCCCAATTTTCGACACGCTTCGCGTATTCATCGTCCGCATTTTCAAGGGTGGTTCGCCCTTCGTCGCCGACCGCAACCACATGCACCACATCCTGATCGACAACGGCCTGAACCATTTCTGGGCGTCGTTTACCCTATGGATGGTGACGATCATCAATACCACGCTCTTCTTTACATTCCACGGCGACATTACCAACACCGCTTCGTTCTACATTTACATTGGAATGTTCGGTTTATACATGGTATTTGCCTATTTTCTCAAAAAGCGCGTTGCTTCGGTGAAGGCCCGGAAAAAATTGGTTAAGAGCCCTTCGTTCACCGACGATGACCTTTCCACGTTCCAGTAA
- a CDS encoding glycosyltransferase family 2 protein, which produces MKVTILTVVYNGAATIRHCIDSVLGQDYPDIEYIVVDGHSKDGTQEIVQSYGDRIARFVSEPDAGIYDAMNKGIQLATGDVIGILNADDFYAYPSVISDVAAAFAAGDFDASYGDLEYIDANDATVVRRKWVSGAYKVGAFLNGWMPPHPTFFVKKEVYHTHGQFRLDLGSAADYELMLRFVHREKIRLAYIPKVLVKMRAGGVSNSNLKNRIAANRNDRLAWKMNNMEPRFYTLWLKPLRKIIQFI; this is translated from the coding sequence TTGAAAGTAACCATACTGACTGTTGTTTATAACGGTGCCGCGACGATCCGGCATTGCATCGACTCGGTTTTGGGCCAGGATTACCCGGACATCGAGTACATCGTGGTAGACGGCCATTCGAAAGACGGGACGCAGGAAATCGTACAATCGTACGGCGACCGGATTGCCCGTTTCGTGAGCGAGCCCGATGCCGGAATTTACGACGCGATGAATAAGGGCATACAATTAGCAACCGGTGATGTGATCGGGATATTGAACGCCGACGATTTTTATGCGTATCCGTCGGTGATCAGCGACGTGGCGGCGGCATTTGCCGCGGGCGATTTTGACGCTTCGTACGGCGACCTCGAATATATTGATGCAAATGATGCAACGGTCGTTCGCAGAAAATGGGTCTCAGGTGCATATAAGGTCGGCGCTTTCCTGAATGGCTGGATGCCCCCTCATCCTACTTTTTTCGTAAAGAAGGAAGTTTATCACACACACGGCCAATTCCGGCTGGATCTGGGCAGCGCGGCGGATTACGAACTGATGCTGCGTTTCGTGCACCGTGAAAAGATCAGGCTGGCATACATCCCTAAAGTCCTCGTGAAAATGCGCGCAGGCGGGGTGAGCAACAGCAATTTAAAGAATCGCATCGCCGCTAACCGGAACGACCGGCTGGCATGGAAAATGAACAATATGGAACCAAGGTTCTATACTTTGTGGTTGAAACCGCTGAGAAAAATTATACAATTTATCTAA
- a CDS encoding putative colanic acid biosynthesis acetyltransferase, which translates to MEKISGTQTNLSVYNNDWYNPGSFPKLVTWYLINRLFIHTHIPYPSALKVALLRLFGAKIGKGVVIKPKVNIKYPWYLHIGDHVWIGEEVWIDNLTLVIIESNACLSQGAMLLTGNHNYRKSTFDLIVKPITLGPGSWIGAKATVCPGVQVGSHALLTVGSVATSHLEPFGIYQGNPAKYVKTRIITS; encoded by the coding sequence ATGGAAAAGATCTCAGGAACCCAAACCAATCTGTCCGTATATAACAACGATTGGTACAATCCGGGCAGCTTTCCGAAGCTGGTAACCTGGTATTTGATCAACCGGCTGTTTATTCACACACACATTCCCTACCCGTCGGCATTGAAAGTGGCATTGCTGCGGTTGTTTGGAGCGAAGATCGGGAAGGGCGTGGTGATCAAACCCAAAGTGAATATCAAATACCCGTGGTACCTGCACATCGGCGACCACGTCTGGATCGGCGAGGAGGTGTGGATCGACAACCTCACTTTGGTGATTATTGAATCAAATGCCTGCCTGTCGCAGGGAGCTATGCTGCTCACCGGCAATCATAATTATCGGAAAAGCACTTTCGACCTGATTGTGAAGCCCATCACGCTCGGGCCGGGGTCGTGGATCGGCGCCAAAGCCACGGTGTGCCCGGGCGTGCAGGTAGGTTCGCACGCGCTGCTTACCGTCGGTTCGGTGGCGACGAGCCATCTGGAACCATTCGGGATTTACCAGGGAAATCCCGCAAAATATGTCAAAACAAGAATTATAACCAGTTGA